The Biomphalaria glabrata chromosome 1, xgBioGlab47.1, whole genome shotgun sequence sequence AGTTGAACTTTAATTATAACTACATTATAAAAATTCTGAAAGATAtggggttgaaacttcacactcttttTCATTAACTTCAATTCTATTCTGTTAAAGTAAATGGTAAAATAAGACCcagcaataaaatctttgaaaaaaagtgaaTTGATGTATAAAAAAAGCAGTcgacaaaaattaaaaatgtatgcgattttgtcatcatatgagcccaaacatcataaataaaacaaatcagagatctgtattgtgtttaataacaaatcagagatctgtattgtgtttaattttgtatatttaaatagataatTTTATGAATCAGaaataatctagattagatctaaatatctagactagatagatAATAAcatctactagactctagatctaagctaGACTCTAGGCAGTCTAGAACTTTTCAGCAATTTGGTTCTTTCTTAGTAGTTGTATTAACATTGGTCAcatcatttacatttcattagtggattttgttagataaaacacatttttagcaCCTTTGTCTCCCATACATATGTTAGAATAGCTTgatacatataatatagatttgtTAGAATAGTAtgatacatatacatatataatatgttAGAATAGCATGATACATACTTGTACACTGCATTCTAATTTCTATTCTTCCATTTTTCACACAATGAGAATATGGGACAGCTTCTGTAATAACAATTTATCCAACACAATAACCTTATGGTACAGCAAAACACATCATACTCAATTTGAATAACACAATAAAATAGATCAGAATGCAGTGGATTATTATAagttattaataaaatacttccAATCAGCTTTCATACTTTGCTTCAACAAGTATTTTATACACATAGTGATACAGTGTAATGTACTCCTGCTTTACCTATAACTCTATAACATGTGTATTCTGTGATCTAGTTTTTGCACATAGGTTTGGTGTGTGAAGTTAGCATATTTTCCTTGCAACTACAATGCCTGAAGGACCAGAATTACACCTAACTAGTTTGTTTATCAACAAAACTTGCAAGGATCTTATATTTAGTGGTAGAGTTCTGAAAAACCCCATTCACAAATGTGCTGACATAGACTGGGATGTACCATCATATACTATTACATCAGTATCCAGAGGAAAGGAAATTATACTACAGCTAAAGGAGTGTAAAGACAACAGACACAATACTGAAACtgaaaatgtagaaaataagAAACCtacttctaaaaaaagaaaaaatacaacttGTAATGGGGAAAAATCACAACTGACAAAAGCAAGAGACTCATTATCAAGCTCagaattaaatattcttttcacATTTGGTATGAGTGGCAAGTTTGAGCTTACTTCTGCAAATGAATGTCCAAAACATTCGCACCTGAGCTTTATTACCAAAAAAGAACCCAAAAGGGCTCTCAGCTTCATAGATCAACGTAGGTTTGGAAAATGGTATGTTGGAAAGTCTTGGTCACCTGACAGAGGACCCTGTGTCATAACAGAATATGAAGAGTTTGTGTAAGTAAAAATTGTCCTTTGCTATACCATCCagcttaaaatgtaaaaaactcattacaaacttaaatcttaaaatagaaaacaatgtCTTAATGTTAAATAAgattcattttaaatatataatcacTAAGTGTAATAAGTCAGTAATAGTTGTTTGCAGACTATCTTGACCTATTATCTATTTTTCACTTCAGTACATGATTAATTTACTTGTTGACttgttctgatttttttttatttagattaaaaGTTACACAAAACAATTGTGCATTTTTACTGttgtaaaaaaagaagttttgaattataattttgtaatattttatataaaatcttttaaaaagaaaaaatcttgCAAACAATTTGGACGATACAGTTTTTAAGAAACCAATATGTGAAGTGATGCTGAATCAAAAATACTTCAATGGTATTGGAAATTATCTTAGGGCTGAAATTTTGTACAGGTTAGTAccctagtaggcctacaaaaatatatagaatTCATACATCTAAATGTTATTCTTATGGTAAATAGCCTCCTATTTcaaattaaagtaaaattaaaattgttattattattaccattTAATCAAAAGCAGTTTATGTTTACAAATTATCTCCTTTTCCATTTTAATTACAACCACAGATGCAGAATCCCCCCATTTGAGAGAGCCAATACAGTGCTGAAACTAAGTAAAAGTAATGAAGACAGTGAAATGGTGAGCTCTACAAATTAATCTCATAATGTGAATTAAAGGATACCAAGAGCTTGagaatttctttaattttaattcaatatttgttatccattttttttttaaattttcctttaaatcatcatcatcaaactccgtTTGAGTGAGGggttgagaggctcaaatcctctcttgcaaaagccctggacagaaaccctgctgtattgcgtagtgcatgcatgtcaccatacaggttgagaatttttggtttcccagacctgtcgagatggagatcagcaagtctggggcaatCAAACAGAATAACTTTATAAACATCTTTGTGTAAATCTCTGAACTCCACAAGCTTAAAAATGTTATCAAAAATATTAATGATCAAAATATCATCATAcaagaacaacaaaaatattctgTTATAAAGATCCATCCATCCCTGGTCTGCTTTAGCATATTTTTCCATTCTATTATagagaaatgtttacaaaacattATTAGTGTGACAGAACAGTTAGACTTTTAGCCTTAGCACCTGATTGAGATTGAAGCATTTTCTAAGGATTGTAGGTGTCACGTAACATAAAGCAGCTATTGTATTacgtttatttttagattgtatATTTGCAGAGCAATGTCATTGTTGTATGTTGTTGACAAGTAATGACaagttcatttaaaatgatgagGGTTTTTccttaagctttaaaaatagtttagaaTGATACTAGAAGGAGGCAAGATGTAGTATTTAAAGACTTCTATATTCATTTTTGAGAGATCTGTGACAAGAGTAAATAAATTCGAATTTAATGGTATGGTACATTTTATAtagtgtgtatattattaaTGTAATTCAAGTTCCAGAAATaaacctttatatttattttaaagaagttTTCAGCTTATACCTTGAAATAGTATCTTCGGCATCTCAGTATTGTTTGAGAATCCTGAAACTATCTAATAGAACTATACGAAATTAAAACATCAGAAATGCATTGTCTGATGATGATCGTAACATCAACCAAGACATTATGACAATCAGCCTCAAAAGTATCTTGTCATCTGGCACTCAAACATATTGTCACAGTAGGACATCTCTTTTTAAACCAATAGAAACAAAGGAATTAAGCTTTACTTGCCTTCAGGTTCTTAAAATATCAATGGAAATGTTTACTTATTTCTATATAGAAAGATACATAAAATTGttacaaagtttttatttttttaactcagACTGATGTGGGAAATGTTGGCATGCAACTCAAAAAAACTACAGCAGACAGTCCAGTTTCTCATGTGAAGACAGATTTGCTGGTTGATGAGCAAAGTAATTCTCATATTCATGAACTTCATCCTCAAAGTCAAGAGTTAGTGAGATTGTGTCACACATTACCATTAGAGGTTGTACAGTTAGGTAATTATTTATGTATACTTATTCATTATAcaatttgtttagtttttccccatgaagaaaaaaaaatacttttttttcactgtccatcTCATGTCTATTATTGTAAGAtgttaagaaataaaatttcaatttctGAAGATCCAAATTCGCCCTAGTCTTTATCTTTCTTACAATAGGTACAACAGCTACTTTTGATCTTCTGAAACGTAGTGTTTtacttaaaattttattttgccaTCATCCTGATGgggtttgaaataaatgtttaatatgATCCTCTAGCAGAATACTCTTAggttattataattaaatatgcATTTTATAAGCTAATACCTATTATTTTATTCTGAGCTTGGCTTAgcctcatgtggccagcaaggttaacaaaatttgtattttgtattttatattattgaaGTACATGTGCAATCTCTGCTTCCCAGGGTGCACAAAATACACACTTGCTGACATGTACTCTGAAGATAATGCTGATGGGAGCCCTGGTTTTAATGACTGGTTGCAGTGCTACTACAAGCCTGGTATGAAAAACATGTCTGACAGTAATAAAAGAACAATCTGGTTCTCTGGTCCAGCAGGCCCATTTGCACCTACAAGTAAGCAATGAGAAGAAAGTTTACAAgccaaaacaattatttttgggAACATTTTGTCTTaactaatgaataaaaaaatatttataatacattttaattctCTGTTTGCATGACTTgtaaagaatagaaaaaaaaaacaagattactaTTATAACTCGATATAaaatttagaaacatttatagttgctggtaaaagaaaaaaaatttctcaTTTCAGATTCAAAACCACGCATAAAATCTGTAAAATCCAAGAAAGGTCAATCTGTTAAAAAGGTATGTTTAGTagacttgcaaaaaaaaaaattttaaatactgGTTACTCTTGATAGTCCAACACTTCATAATATGACACTCTCACTTGTCTTATGTGGCTGTGACAATGTATTTATCAGTGGCACATGTGTGTTAGTGACATGCTAGTGACCCTCTTTATTGATTCCATGCTGTGTTAAGTGGTGATACGCTCTTAAGTGTATTTTTCTGTGATTACTAAGTTACAGTTTACTTGCAGTGTTTTGTTTAGTGTTGAAGTTTTGTTATGTCTTGTATGATAGCAAACAAAATCAGTAAATGTAAGCATAATCTCGTCctgaaaatttgaaatttttaaGAGGTATGACCGTAGTGAAACTCCAACTACGGTACTATTTCTTTGAATGATGTCATCAGGCAACCAACTGTTAATAATATTATGAAAAATAGTgacaaaatataacattttgtgAAATCTATTTAAGTCAACACAACCAGAAAATCCCTTAAATCTAGTGAATATCCCCAAATATGCTTGTTTAAACAGCAAA is a genomic window containing:
- the LOC106062843 gene encoding endonuclease 8-like 1 translates to MPEGPELHLTSLFINKTCKDLIFSGRVLKNPIHKCADIDWDVPSYTITSVSRGKEIILQLKECKDNRHNTETENVENKKPTSKKRKNTTCNGEKSQLTKARDSLSSSELNILFTFGMSGKFELTSANECPKHSHLSFITKKEPKRALSFIDQRRFGKWYVGKSWSPDRGPCVITEYEEFVKNLANNLDDTVFKKPICEVMLNQKYFNGIGNYLRAEILYRCRIPPFERANTVLKLSKSNEDSEMTDVGNVGMQLKKTTADSPVSHVKTDLLVDEQSNSHIHELHPQSQELVRLCHTLPLEVVQLGCTKYTLADMYSEDNADGSPGFNDWLQCYYKPGMKNMSDSNKRTIWFSGPAGPFAPTNSKPRIKSVKSKKGQSVKKPKDQSKKSTVERRESQCEIDSSPPEIKQEIQLKSDRKRSKSKIKRDISQTEFKTDSEPTIKSRKCEKSNETFEFKPDKAQLKNRGHEKISINEKTMKKAKTICKHKSSQLKSETVIKTKNKQTPRKSTRYSTV